The window CCGCCCTCCCGAAACGATGGGTCGTCGAGCGCACCCTGGCCTGGCTCACCGCGCACCGCCGCCTCGCCCGCGACTACGAACGAGACCCGGCAAGCTCGGTCGCCTTCATCCGCTGGGCCATGATCCGCACCATGGCCCGCCGCCTCGTCCGCGGCAAGCCCGTCGAACGCTGGACGGCCCGCGAGCAACCGAACACGGCGAGCTGATAGCCCTTCAAGATTCAGGACAGGCTCTCACAGATGTGCCGAATCGGCCGTGGAATGCCGACATCGTCGTCGGGCAGCTGGGGCCCGACGCCGCCCGCGCGGCGGCGAGTCGGCGGGCTGCATCACGGCGGAGACGAGACTGTCGCTGGCAGAGGGGCGGCCGGCGGCGGACCGTCCGCGGGTGGGACTCGTCTACGCGCTGCGGGCTATGACGCCGGTGAGGGTGCGCTCGGTGGCGCGGGCGCGGTGGATCAGGCTGGCCTGAAGGGTGCAGTTACGCGGTTTCGCTGGTCAGGCGGCGTGTTGCGGGACGTTCCGCGCTGGCCGTGGCGATGAAGGCGTCGAGGCGGCGGGCGTGGGCGCCGCGCCAGTAGATCTGGCCGCAGGCGATACAGCGGGTGAAGTGGGTCGCGGTGCGCCGGGTACCGGGCTCCACCTTGTCGAGGACCTCTTCCCTCGGCACCGGCCGCAGTTCGGCGCCGCAGGAGACACAACGGGTGAGCGGTGCCAGTGGCGGCGCGAACCGGTCAAGGACATCGTGTGCCTGATCGTCCGGCCGGTCGCCGCGGACGTATGCGCCGTGCGGCAGGCTGCGCCGGAACAGCAGGCCCCGGTCCCGCGTCAGCAGCACCCGGCGCTCTCGGATCGCCTGGGCGAGGAGTTCGTCATCGGCGGCGTCGTTGCGGTAGGCCACGTCCAGGCCGAGCAGTCGCAGCCGACGGGACAACGCGCCCAGGTGCACGTCGAGGACGAACCGCGGCTCGGTCAACGGCTGGGGACGCGCCGCTGGCTCGACCCGCACGATCTCGTCCAGCCCGGGCCGGCAGGATGGGCTGAGGAGCGTGCCGTCGGCCCGTCGTAGCGCTCCGACCTCGGTTAGCGGCACCCCGACCGACTGCACGACGTGGCCCAGCGTGGCGTCCGGATCCGGCGGCGGCCCGTCGACCAGCCCGCCTTTCTCCGCCCGCCGCCAGGACCCGTACAGCAACGGCCGCAGTTCCTCGGCGACCTCCAGTACCACCACACCAGTTGCCTACCCGCCGGACACCCTCATCCGCGGGTTCGGGTTCGAGTCTCTGGCGGCGCACCCGGTCGCGGGTCTGTGCCGGTTGTTTGAACCCGATAGGTGGGACTGAGCGTGAGATCTGCGGGCTGCCCGACCAACTGCGCGGGACCAGGCGGCGATGCCAGGCCAGCAGCGTCGCCGGGGTCACCAGCCGACATGCCCGGACCTCGTGGGGGAGCAGCCGGGCGAGCGCGGCCAGGACCGCGCGGTCTGGCCAGGTGAACCGAGGCCGCCCGACCTGACGGCGTAGCACTGCTACCTCGTGACGGAGCACGAGCAGTTCCGTCGTCCTCGCTGCGTCGGCGCGGGTCAGCGGGACGAGCCAGCCGAACACCCGGACCATGGCCAGGTACACCAGCCGCACCACCATGAACGGAGATCATGCACCGCCGCGCCTGGTAGCGAAATAGCAGGTCAACAGGGTCTCCACCCGCGACCAGCACGCCGAAGCCCAACACGACGCCCTCCGAGCGACCGGCTACGACGCGATCTTCATCGACAAGGCCTCCGGTAAGCTTGTCCGCCGCCCCGAGCTCGACAAGGCGCTCCTGTCCGCGAACCGCGCCGGCGACCAGCTCGTCATCACCAAGCTCGACCGGCTCGGCCGCTCCCGGCGATGCCCCCAGGACGGGTTGTCTCGCCAGGCGGATCACCAGCGCCCGTACCGCGTCGTCTACCGACGGGCGACCGGTGCGGTGCGGGTAGATCCACCGCTGACGGACCAGCCGGCGGTGCCAGGCCAGCAGCGTCGCCGGGGTCACCAGCCGGCAGGACTGGGCCCCGCGGGGGAGCAGCCGGGCCAGCGCGGCCAAGACCGCGCGATCCGGCCGGGTGAACCGAGGCCGCTCGACCTGGCGACGCAGCACGGCGACCTCCTGGCGCAAGACCAGTAGTTCCGTCATCGTCGCCGCATCGCTGCGGGTGAGCAGAACGAGCCAGCTGAACACCCGCACCATGACCAGATACACCAGTCG of the Pseudofrankia saprophytica genome contains:
- a CDS encoding Mut7-C RNAse domain-containing protein translates to MVVLEVAEELRPLLYGSWRRAEKGGLVDGPPPDPDATLGHVVQSVGVPLTEVGALRRADGTLLSPSCRPGLDEIVRVEPAARPQPLTEPRFVLDVHLGALSRRLRLLGLDVAYRNDAADDELLAQAIRERRVLLTRDRGLLFRRSLPHGAYVRGDRPDDQAHDVLDRFAPPLAPLTRCVSCGAELRPVPREEVLDKVEPGTRRTATHFTRCIACGQIYWRGAHARRLDAFIATASAERPATRRLTSETA